The stretch of DNA GCAGCAGCGTGGTGGCGGAAAGCTGCTCGGAGAGCAGGCCGTTGGTGACGGTCATGGCTAGAAGTACCCCTCACGCTTGCGGTCTTCCATCGCGGCTTCCGACATCTTGTCGTCGGCGCGGGTGGCACCGCGCTCGGTCAGCCGGGACGCGGCGATCTCGGTGATGACGGCGTCGAGTGTGGTCGCGTCGGAGTCGACAGCACCGGTGCAGGACATGTCCCCGACCGTGCGGTAGCGGACCAGCCTCGTCTCGACCGGCTCGTCCTCCTTGGGGCCGCCCCACTCGCCCGCGGTGAGCCACATACCGGCCCTGCTGAAGACGGGCCTCTCATGAGCGAAATAGATACCGGGCAGCTCGATCTCCTCGCGGGCGATGTACTGCCACACGTCCAGCTCGGTCCAGTTGGACAGCGGGAAGACCCGGACGTGCTCACCAGGGGCGTGCCTGCCGTTGTAGAGCTGCCACAGCTCGGGGCGCTGGCGGCGCGGGTCCCACTGGGAGAACTCGTCGCGCAGGCTGAACACCCGCTCCTTGGCCCTGGCCTTCTCCTCGTCGCGCCGGCCTCCGCCGAAGACGGCGTCGAAGCGGTGCGCCCGGATGGCCTCGGTCAGCGGCACGGTCTGCAACGGGTTGCGGGTGCCGTCGGGGCGCTCCCGCAGCCGTCCGTCGTCGATGTACTCCTGGACGGAGGCCACATGGAGGCGCAGCCCGTGCTCGGCGACGGCGCGGTCGCGGTATTCGAGGACCTCGGGGAAGTTGTGCCCGGTGTCCACGTGCAGCAGGGAGAACGGCACGGCGGCGGGGGCGAAGGCCTTCAGCGCGAGGTGGAGCATCACGATGGAGTCCTTGCCGCCGGAGAAGAGGATCACCGGCCGCTCGAACTCGCCCGCCACCTCGCGGAAGATGTGCACCGCCTCGGACTCCAACGCGTCCAGGTGGCTGAGGGCGTAGGGACTGCCGGTGTTCTCGTCCTTGGACACCACGGTCGTCATGCGAGACCCCTTTCGGTGAGCAGCGCGTACACAGCCGCCGCCGACTCCTGCACGGTCTGGTTCTGGGACTCGATCCGCAGATCGGGGGATTCGGGTTCCTCGTACGGGTCGTCGACCCCGGTGAGCCCGGACAGCTCGCCCGCCGCCTGCTTGGCGTAGAGCCCCTTCACGTCGCGTCGTGAACACACGTCCACCGGGGTGGCCACGTGCACCTCCAAGTACGCGGTGCCCGCCGCCTGGTGGCGTTCGCGTACGGCGTCGCGGCTGTCGGCGTACGGCGCGATGACCGGCACGAGAACCAACACGCCGTGCGAGGCGAGCAGTTCGGCGACGAAACCGATCCGCTGGACGTTGGTGTCGCGGTCCTGGCGGGCGAAGCCGAGCCCCGCGGAGAGGAACTCGCGGATCTCGTCGCCGTCGAGCAGTTCGGTGCGGTGGCCCTCGGCGCGCAGCCGCTCCGCGAGTTCGTACGCGATGGTGGTCTTGCCGGCGCTCGGCAGACCGGTGAGCCAGAGGGTGGCTCCCGTCACTGGTGTCTCCTGGATCTCTCGCGTGGGCCGGATCTCCGGCGTGGGCCGGGGGCCGTGGGTGGGCCGGATCTGCGGCGTGGGCCGGGGGCCGTGGGTGGGCCGGGGCTCCCGCTCGGCCGTGGCGTCCGGTGTCCCGGGGGTCCTGCCCTGGTTCTGTGCCATCAGCCGTGCAGCCCGCACTCCGTCTTGGCACTGCCCGACCAGCGGCCCGCACGGGCGTCCTCGCCGTCGAGCAGCCTGCGGGTGCACGGGGCGCAGCCCACCGAGCCGTAGCCGTCCATGAGCAGGGGGTTGGTCAGCACGCCGTGTTCGGCGACGTAGGCGTCCACGTCGTCCTGGCTCCAGCGGGCGATGGGCGCGATCTTGACCTTCTCGCGCTTCTCGTCCCAGCTGACGACCGGCGTGTCCGCGCGGGTCGGGGACTCGTCGCGGCGCAGCCCCGTGGCCCAGGCCGAGTAACCCGTGAGGCCCTCCTGGAGGGGCTGGACCTTGCGCATGGCGCAGCACAGGTCGGGGTCGCGGTCGTGCAGGCGCGGGCCGAACTCCGCGTCCTGCTCGGCGACCGTACGGGTCGGGCTCAGGGTGATGACGTTCACGTCCATCACCGCGTCCACGGCGTCGCGGGTGCCGATCGTCTCGGGGAAGTGGTAGCCGGTGTCGAGGAAGACGACGTCCACCCCCGGCCTGGCGCGGGAGGCGAGGTGGGCGACGACCGCGTCCTCCATCGACGAGGTGACGCAGAACCGCGGTCCGAAGGTCTCCGAGGCCCAGCGGAGGATGTCGAGCGCGGACGCCTCCTCCAGGTCGCGGCCCGCCGCCTCGGCCAGGGACCGCAGTTGCCCGCTGGTGCGCTCTTCCTGGACCGTCGTCATATCTCGTCCCCTCCGCTCTCGCCGCGCCCACCGACGCCGCGCTGGAATCCCCGGGTCAGCAGACCGAGGAACTTCAACTGGAAGGCCCGGTTGCACGCCCCGCATTCCCAGGCGCCATGACCCTGCTCGCCGGGGCGCAGATCCTCGTCCCCGCAGTAGGGGCAGTGGAAGGGGGCCGCACGCTCGCTCATGACAGTGCCTCCTCGTCCGCGCGCCCGGCCCACGTGGCGAAGCGCTCGCCGTCGGTGCGCTGTTCCTGGAAACGGGTGAGGACACGCTCGATGTAGTCGGGCAGGGCGTCCGCGGTGACCTTGAGGCCGCGCACCTTGCGGCCGAATCCGGCCTCAAGACCGAGGGCGCCGCCGAGGTGGACCTGATAGCCCTCGACCTGCTCGCCGTTCTCGTCCAGGACGAGCTGG from Streptomyces tsukubensis encodes:
- the cysD gene encoding sulfate adenylyltransferase subunit CysD is translated as MTTVVSKDENTGSPYALSHLDALESEAVHIFREVAGEFERPVILFSGGKDSIVMLHLALKAFAPAAVPFSLLHVDTGHNFPEVLEYRDRAVAEHGLRLHVASVQEYIDDGRLRERPDGTRNPLQTVPLTEAIRAHRFDAVFGGGRRDEEKARAKERVFSLRDEFSQWDPRRQRPELWQLYNGRHAPGEHVRVFPLSNWTELDVWQYIAREEIELPGIYFAHERPVFSRAGMWLTAGEWGGPKEDEPVETRLVRYRTVGDMSCTGAVDSDATTLDAVITEIAASRLTERGATRADDKMSEAAMEDRKREGYF
- the cysC gene encoding adenylyl-sulfate kinase yields the protein MRPTREIQETPVTGATLWLTGLPSAGKTTIAYELAERLRAEGHRTELLDGDEIREFLSAGLGFARQDRDTNVQRIGFVAELLASHGVLVLVPVIAPYADSRDAVRERHQAAGTAYLEVHVATPVDVCSRRDVKGLYAKQAAGELSGLTGVDDPYEEPESPDLRIESQNQTVQESAAAVYALLTERGLA
- a CDS encoding phosphoadenylyl-sulfate reductase, which gives rise to MTTVQEERTSGQLRSLAEAAGRDLEEASALDILRWASETFGPRFCVTSSMEDAVVAHLASRARPGVDVVFLDTGYHFPETIGTRDAVDAVMDVNVITLSPTRTVAEQDAEFGPRLHDRDPDLCCAMRKVQPLQEGLTGYSAWATGLRRDESPTRADTPVVSWDEKREKVKIAPIARWSQDDVDAYVAEHGVLTNPLLMDGYGSVGCAPCTRRLLDGEDARAGRWSGSAKTECGLHG